One segment of Thermodesulfovibrio sp. 3907-1M DNA contains the following:
- a CDS encoding ROK family protein, giving the protein MHYIGIDIGGTNIKIGIISKDWEIIKICKFPTSSNPMEIIIDELDSIFKEFNVLGIGVGVAGLVDAEGNVIKASNIPFFNNYPLSRELKNRYNVEVKIDNDANVATVAEAMFGEGRGLQNFILLTLGTGIGGGLWLNGKIAQFPMEVGHMSIDYKGRSCSCGGSGCLEIYASARAIKDNFIEKLENGEESYIKEIYEGNFYKATSSDIYKAAMEGDAVCRNVLKEAGKALGAGMANLINIFAPEKIILTGGLSHAVNIYIETAIQEAQKRAMKGLAQSVKITSSTLVDRGGVLGAVLVLRNQ; this is encoded by the coding sequence ATGCATTACATTGGAATTGACATAGGTGGCACAAACATTAAAATTGGAATAATTTCAAAAGATTGGGAGATTATAAAAATATGTAAATTCCCAACTAGTAGCAATCCAATGGAAATAATTATTGATGAACTGGACAGCATTTTTAAGGAATTTAATGTGCTTGGCATAGGAGTGGGTGTTGCAGGTCTGGTAGATGCTGAAGGCAATGTAATTAAAGCATCCAATATCCCATTTTTCAATAATTATCCCCTGAGCAGAGAATTAAAAAACAGATATAATGTGGAAGTAAAAATAGACAATGATGCAAATGTAGCAACAGTTGCAGAAGCCATGTTTGGAGAAGGTAGAGGTCTTCAAAATTTTATTCTTCTTACACTTGGGACAGGAATCGGCGGTGGTTTATGGTTAAACGGCAAGATTGCTCAGTTTCCAATGGAAGTTGGGCATATGAGCATTGATTATAAAGGAAGATCCTGTAGTTGCGGTGGTTCAGGATGTCTTGAAATTTATGCTTCAGCCAGGGCAATAAAAGACAATTTTATAGAAAAACTTGAAAATGGTGAAGAAAGCTACATTAAAGAAATCTATGAAGGAAATTTTTATAAAGCAACTTCATCAGATATATACAAAGCAGCAATGGAAGGTGATGCTGTTTGTAGAAATGTTCTCAAAGAAGCAGGTAAAGCTCTTGGTGCTGGAATGGCAAACTTAATAAATATCTTTGCTCCAGAAAAAATAATACTAACTGGAGGACTTTCTCACGCAGTAAATATTTATATTGAGACAGCCATTCAGGAAGCTCAAAAAAGAGCAATGAAAGGACTTGCCCAATCAGTTAAAATAACTTCATCTACATTAGTAGACAGGGGTGGAGTTTTAGGAGCTGTTTTAGTTCTGAGAAATCAATGA
- the lepA gene encoding translation elongation factor 4, whose translation MKKIRNFSIIAHIDHGKSTLADRLLEFTGAVNLGGKMGQILDSMDLERERGITIKAHAVRLNYKAEDGEIYILNLIDTPGHVDFSYEVSRSLACCEGSLLVVDATQGVEAQTVANAYLAIDHNHEIIPVINKIDLPQADPERVKKQIEDILGIDSSEAILASAKEGVGTKEILESVVKKIPSPKGDPQAPLRAMIFDSWFDNYLGVIILVRVFDGTIKPGMTIKLMATGKQYEVQRLGILTPFPKDIQQLSTGEVGFIIAGIKNISDTKIGDTVTLADNPASEPLPGFREVKPMVFCGLYPVETNQYEELKSALEKLRLNDSSFFFEPETSAALGFGFRCGFLGLLHMEIIKERLEREFNLSLISTAPTVRYKIVDKKGEYLIDNPSKMPKIYERIEEPFMKVSIIVPEEFVGEILKLCQERRGIQKEFSYITKDRILLVYEMPLNEILWDFYDKLKSLSKGYASMDYEFIGYRASELVKLDILINGEQVDALSVIVHKDKAYYKGRAIAQKLRSVIPRQLFEVVIQAAIGGKIIARESIAPLRKNVLAKCYGGDVTRKKKLLEKQKEGKKRMKQIGRVEIPQEAFLSVLKVE comes from the coding sequence ATGAAAAAGATAAGAAACTTTTCAATAATTGCCCATATAGATCACGGTAAATCAACTCTTGCCGACAGACTTCTTGAGTTTACAGGAGCTGTCAATCTTGGCGGAAAAATGGGACAAATCCTTGATTCAATGGATCTTGAAAGGGAGAGAGGTATCACTATCAAAGCCCATGCAGTAAGATTGAATTATAAAGCCGAAGATGGAGAAATTTATATTTTGAATCTTATTGATACTCCAGGACATGTAGATTTTTCCTATGAAGTATCCCGTTCATTAGCATGTTGCGAAGGAAGCCTTCTCGTGGTTGATGCAACACAGGGAGTGGAAGCTCAAACTGTTGCAAATGCCTATCTTGCAATAGATCACAATCATGAAATAATTCCTGTAATAAATAAAATTGACCTTCCTCAGGCAGACCCAGAGAGAGTAAAAAAACAGATAGAAGACATACTTGGAATAGACAGTTCAGAGGCAATACTGGCTTCTGCCAAAGAAGGAGTTGGAACTAAAGAAATTCTTGAATCAGTTGTGAAAAAGATTCCTTCTCCAAAGGGTGATCCACAAGCACCTCTAAGAGCAATGATATTTGACTCCTGGTTTGACAACTACTTAGGAGTTATCATTCTCGTTAGAGTTTTTGATGGAACAATAAAACCCGGGATGACGATAAAATTAATGGCAACTGGAAAGCAATACGAAGTTCAAAGACTTGGCATCCTTACTCCTTTTCCAAAAGACATCCAACAGCTTTCAACAGGTGAAGTGGGATTTATAATTGCTGGAATTAAAAACATCTCTGATACAAAAATTGGAGATACGGTTACTCTTGCTGATAATCCTGCCAGTGAACCTTTACCGGGTTTTAGAGAAGTAAAACCAATGGTATTTTGCGGCCTTTATCCAGTAGAAACAAATCAATATGAAGAATTGAAATCAGCACTTGAAAAATTGAGACTCAATGACTCTTCATTTTTCTTTGAACCTGAAACATCAGCAGCCCTTGGATTTGGCTTCAGATGCGGATTTTTAGGCTTGCTTCATATGGAGATAATAAAAGAACGCCTTGAAAGAGAGTTTAATCTTTCACTTATAAGTACAGCACCTACAGTAAGATATAAAATCGTTGATAAAAAGGGTGAGTATCTAATTGATAATCCAAGCAAGATGCCAAAAATTTATGAAAGAATTGAAGAACCCTTTATGAAAGTCTCTATAATTGTTCCTGAAGAATTTGTAGGAGAGATTTTAAAGCTATGTCAGGAAAGAAGAGGAATTCAAAAAGAGTTTTCCTATATCACAAAAGATAGAATCCTTCTTGTTTATGAAATGCCATTGAATGAAATCTTATGGGACTTTTATGATAAACTTAAATCTCTTTCAAAAGGGTATGCGTCAATGGATTACGAATTCATTGGATACAGAGCCTCTGAACTTGTAAAACTTGACATACTCATAAATGGAGAACAGGTAGATGCTTTGTCAGTGATTGTTCACAAAGATAAAGCTTACTATAAAGGACGTGCAATAGCACAAAAATTAAGAAGCGTTATTCCAAGACAACTTTTTGAAGTTGTAATTCAGGCTGCCATTGGAGGAAAGATTATAGCAAGGGAAAGCATTGCTCCCCTCAGAAAAAATGTTTTGGCAAAATGTTATGGAGGTGATGTGACGAGAAAGAAAAAACTTCTTGAAAAACAGAAAGAGGGTAAAAAAAGAATGAAACAGATTGGACGAGTTGAGATACCACAGGAAGCATTTCTTTCAGTTTTAAAAGTTGAATAG
- the lepB gene encoding signal peptidase I, producing the protein MTGKKILEYIKSIGIAILIALFIRAYIVQAFKIPSGSMIPTLLIGDHLLVNKFIYGIHLPFSDKRVLIFEKPKRGDIIVFKYPEDPSRDFIKRVIGIEGDVVEIKNKKVFVNGVELKEPYARYTDSYIHPRELDPRDNFGPLKVPKGKLFVMGDNRDQSYDSRFWGFVDMKDVKGKALIIYWSWDNENHKPRLERIGKIIK; encoded by the coding sequence ATGACAGGTAAAAAGATTCTTGAATATATAAAAAGTATAGGTATTGCCATATTAATTGCTCTTTTTATAAGAGCATACATTGTTCAGGCTTTTAAAATACCTTCTGGTTCAATGATTCCAACACTTTTGATAGGAGATCATCTTCTGGTAAACAAGTTTATTTACGGAATTCATCTACCTTTTTCAGATAAAAGAGTTCTTATTTTTGAGAAACCAAAAAGAGGCGACATTATAGTTTTTAAGTATCCTGAAGACCCAAGCAGAGATTTCATAAAAAGAGTTATAGGCATTGAAGGAGATGTAGTGGAAATAAAAAATAAAAAAGTTTTTGTTAATGGAGTTGAACTTAAAGAACCATATGCAAGATACACTGATTCATATATTCATCCAAGAGAGCTTGATCCAAGAGACAATTTTGGACCTCTAAAAGTTCCAAAAGGAAAACTTTTTGTAATGGGAGATAACCGAGATCAGAGCTATGATAGCCGTTTCTGGGGATTTGTTGACATGAAGGATGTAAAAGGTAAGGCACTTATCATATACTGGTCATGGGACAATGAAAATCATAAACCAAGACTTGAAAGAATTGGTAAAATTATAAAGTAA
- a CDS encoding riboflavin synthase — MFTGIIVELGKVYEIQRLAQGARLKIYSQNLINSSKIGDSISVNGVCLTVCEIDKSKSVISFDVSHETLQKTALGELKKDEPVNLEPALTLNTALGGHLVSGHVEGIGKIKKIEKIGNDLKIEIDAPEEILRYCIKKGSIAVDGVSLTIVDLYSNSFTVVLIPHTARMTTLGFKKIGSSVNLESDIIAKYVEKFVNQSKDIKEKKLIEKLKDYGYL; from the coding sequence ATGTTTACTGGAATAATTGTTGAACTCGGAAAAGTCTATGAGATTCAAAGGCTTGCTCAGGGAGCAAGATTAAAAATATATTCACAAAATTTAATAAACAGTTCCAAAATTGGCGATAGCATATCTGTTAATGGAGTCTGCCTTACAGTTTGTGAAATAGATAAATCAAAAAGTGTAATTTCTTTTGATGTCTCTCATGAAACGCTTCAAAAGACAGCTCTTGGTGAACTAAAAAAAGATGAGCCTGTCAACTTGGAGCCAGCTCTTACTCTTAATACTGCTCTTGGTGGACACCTTGTAAGCGGACATGTTGAAGGAATAGGGAAAATAAAAAAGATTGAAAAGATAGGGAATGATTTAAAGATAGAGATTGATGCTCCTGAGGAGATTCTCAGATATTGCATAAAAAAGGGCTCTATTGCTGTTGATGGAGTAAGTCTTACAATCGTTGATCTGTATTCAAACTCCTTTACGGTTGTGCTCATCCCTCACACTGCAAGGATGACCACACTGGGATTTAAAAAAATTGGAAGTTCTGTTAACCTTGAATCTGATATAATTGCAAAGTATGTAGAAAAATTTGTGAATCAATCTAAGGATATTAAAGAAAAGAAGCTTATTGAAAAACTTAAAGATTATGGTTACCTTTAA
- a CDS encoding mannose-1-phosphate guanylyltransferase/mannose-6-phosphate isomerase, translating into MKFLVLAGGSGTRLWPLSRKNFPKQFLKLPTENNGCESFFQKTLKRLSLYKDAEIFIITNEKHKFYVVNQIEEISKKLKNKPAFEIILEPASKNTAPAIALTLKYAIQKGISPEEVFFVSPSDHIVKPDEEFVGYIKDSEEIAKRGYIVTFGIKPARAETGYGYIKVKMPETETFYRVEKFVEKPDIDTAKKYIEDGNYFWNSGMFAFRVDTIVEEFKKHSPELGKIFEKPYDEVLNNFETLPDISIDYAIMEKTDRAALLPLNIFWSDIGSWESLYEILEKDSADNAVIGDSLNIQTERSLIVGNKRFIATLGLKDTVVVETEDALLIAKKGECQKVKEIVKILSEKASPQVEEHTTVYRPWGSFTLLEKGHRYKIKRITVNPGASLSLQMHHHRSEHWVVVKGTAKVKIGDKEQFVHENESVYVPKSTLHRLENPGKIPLEIIEVQVGEYVEEDDIKRFEDAYGRQDI; encoded by the coding sequence ATGAAATTTTTGGTTCTTGCAGGAGGCTCTGGAACAAGGCTGTGGCCATTGTCAAGAAAAAACTTTCCTAAACAGTTTTTAAAACTTCCCACTGAGAACAATGGCTGTGAAAGCTTTTTCCAGAAAACATTAAAAAGACTCTCTCTTTATAAAGATGCAGAAATCTTTATCATAACAAATGAAAAACATAAATTTTATGTAGTTAATCAAATTGAAGAAATCTCAAAAAAATTAAAAAACAAACCAGCCTTTGAAATAATTCTTGAGCCTGCCTCAAAAAATACAGCTCCTGCAATTGCTTTAACTTTAAAATACGCAATACAAAAGGGAATATCTCCAGAGGAAGTATTTTTTGTATCTCCATCTGATCACATAGTTAAGCCTGATGAAGAATTTGTAGGGTATATAAAAGATTCAGAGGAGATAGCTAAAAGAGGATATATTGTAACATTTGGAATAAAACCAGCCCGTGCTGAAACAGGTTATGGATACATAAAAGTAAAGATGCCAGAAACTGAAACTTTTTACAGAGTGGAAAAATTTGTTGAAAAACCTGACATTGATACAGCAAAGAAATACATTGAAGATGGGAACTATTTCTGGAACTCAGGTATGTTTGCCTTTAGAGTTGATACCATAGTTGAAGAATTTAAAAAACATTCACCAGAGCTTGGCAAGATTTTTGAAAAACCTTATGACGAAGTACTAAATAATTTTGAGACTCTTCCGGACATATCAATTGATTATGCAATTATGGAAAAAACAGACAGAGCAGCACTTCTTCCTCTAAACATATTCTGGTCAGATATAGGTTCATGGGAAAGTCTTTATGAAATACTTGAAAAAGACTCTGCAGATAATGCGGTAATAGGAGATTCCTTAAACATACAGACAGAGAGAAGTCTGATTGTTGGGAATAAAAGATTTATAGCAACCTTAGGACTTAAAGATACCGTGGTCGTTGAAACAGAAGATGCATTGTTAATTGCAAAGAAAGGTGAATGTCAGAAGGTTAAAGAGATTGTAAAAATTCTCTCTGAAAAGGCTTCTCCACAGGTTGAAGAACATACAACTGTTTACAGACCATGGGGAAGTTTCACTCTTCTTGAGAAAGGACACAGATATAAAATAAAGAGAATAACGGTAAATCCTGGAGCTAGTCTCTCACTTCAGATGCATCATCACAGATCAGAACACTGGGTTGTTGTAAAAGGAACTGCTAAGGTAAAGATTGGGGATAAAGAACAGTTTGTTCATGAAAATGAATCAGTTTATGTGCCCAAAAGCACACTTCACAGACTTGAGAATCCTGGTAAAATCCCGCTTGAAATAATAGAAGTTCAAGTGGGAGAGTATGTTGAAGAAGACGACATAAAACGATTTGAGGATGCCTATGGAAGACAGGATATTTAG
- a CDS encoding phosphomannomutase/phosphoglucomutase: MEDRIFREYDIRGIYGEDLTEEVAYLIGKAFVSLSFKELGKKTEKLSVGMDARASSEALKNALVKGITECGIDVIDIGLCPTPLQYFSLFMLPVDGGVMITGSHNPPEFNGFKLSIGRETIYGEKIKELKKIIDKRDFINSNKEGRIEKYRIIDDYVNYMTAQFSSFEGIKVVVDSGNGTAGLVAPVILKKLGAQVIELYSEPDGRFPNHHPDPVVIENLQDLIKTVANERAHIGIGFDGDADRIGVVDEAGDIVWGDRLMIIFSKDILKKLPHAKIIGEVKCSRIMYEEIAKSGGVPIMWKTGHSLIKKKMREEGAVLAGEMSGHIFFNDRYFGYDDAIYAALRLIEIIKKSGKPYGVKKLLSEVKTMQSTPEIRIDCPDEKKFMIVEKIKEYFKEFECNFTDGVRVNFPKGWALIRASNTEASLVLRFEAETEEDIDDIKNIVHQKLFEVFQFFRIL, from the coding sequence ATGGAAGACAGGATATTTAGAGAATATGACATAAGAGGTATTTATGGGGAGGATCTTACAGAAGAGGTTGCCTATTTAATTGGAAAAGCCTTTGTTTCTCTATCCTTTAAAGAACTTGGGAAAAAAACTGAAAAGCTCTCTGTTGGAATGGATGCAAGAGCTTCATCAGAGGCTTTAAAAAATGCTCTGGTAAAGGGAATTACCGAGTGTGGTATAGATGTCATTGACATAGGTTTATGTCCAACTCCACTTCAGTATTTTTCACTTTTTATGCTCCCAGTAGATGGCGGAGTAATGATAACGGGAAGTCATAATCCGCCTGAATTTAACGGTTTTAAGCTGAGTATTGGCAGGGAAACGATTTATGGAGAAAAAATTAAAGAATTGAAAAAAATTATTGATAAAAGAGATTTTATCAACTCTAACAAAGAAGGAAGAATTGAAAAATACAGGATAATTGACGATTATGTTAACTACATGACAGCTCAGTTTTCTTCTTTTGAAGGAATAAAAGTGGTGGTGGATTCTGGAAATGGAACAGCAGGACTGGTTGCTCCAGTGATTCTAAAAAAACTCGGCGCTCAGGTAATAGAGCTTTACAGTGAACCTGATGGCAGATTTCCCAATCATCATCCTGATCCTGTGGTGATTGAAAATCTTCAAGATTTAATAAAGACTGTAGCAAATGAAAGAGCTCATATTGGTATTGGCTTTGATGGTGATGCAGACCGAATAGGAGTTGTTGATGAAGCTGGTGATATTGTGTGGGGAGACAGATTGATGATTATATTTTCAAAAGATATCTTAAAAAAGCTTCCTCATGCAAAAATAATTGGAGAGGTCAAGTGTTCACGGATAATGTATGAAGAGATTGCCAAGTCTGGTGGAGTTCCAATTATGTGGAAGACAGGACATTCTCTTATAAAGAAAAAAATGAGAGAAGAAGGAGCAGTGCTTGCAGGTGAGATGAGTGGACATATATTCTTCAATGACAGATATTTCGGATATGATGATGCCATATATGCAGCGCTGAGATTAATAGAAATAATAAAAAAATCAGGTAAACCCTATGGAGTAAAAAAACTTTTAAGTGAAGTAAAAACAATGCAAAGCACTCCAGAAATAAGGATTGATTGTCCTGATGAAAAAAAATTTATGATCGTGGAAAAGATTAAGGAATACTTTAAAGAATTTGAATGCAACTTTACTGATGGAGTAAGAGTAAATTTTCCAAAGGGTTGGGCTTTAATAAGGGCTTCAAATACTGAAGCCTCCTTGGTATTAAGATTTGAAGCTGAGACAGAAGAGGATATTGATGATATAAAAAACATTGTTCATCAAAAGCTTTTTGAAGTGTTTCAATTTTTCAGAATATTATGA
- the bamA gene encoding outer membrane protein assembly factor BamA, producing the protein MKRAVVITVFFIFMFALNSFAQELPVVTAIEIKGLKRIEEAAVKNKISLKLGEVISQEKISEDIKSIYKMGYFEDVKVDIEPFEGGVKVIYTVKEKPTIVKVSFEGNKEYDEDRLKEVVAITAGAIADVTLINDNALKLKAFYESEGYYFAKIVPVIKKKTEQEVELTYVIDEGNKVKIKEIKFEGNKAISSRKIKKVMATSERKFYSFITGSGFYKKYEMMQDLEKIKDLYYDNGYLKVSVGEPKLEFSQDKKWMTITIPISEGPQFKISSVKLAGYKDNKEEQELKKLIKLKPGEIFSKAKMRKDVEAITSFYSDRGYALASVSPDVLPNEEKLTVDVTYNVKPGDKFTIGRVNISGNVKTVDKVIRREIRVDEGDEYSASKIQKSKKRLEDLQYFETVDINQKPDPDKKTVDLDVNVKEKPTGFLTIGGGYSSIDNLIGMVDVTQNNLFGRGYSLTLRGELGGRSSYYTIAFRDPWFMDKPLLFGFNVYRQKREYVNYTRDATGLSFTFGKRYGEDWSASVTYDIEKSRVTDVATDADTVIKDMEGNLLTSAVTFQIINDTRDSYIDPSTGRRYSLSVTTAGLGGDTGFWKSLLDLGWYLPIFEESTLHLRGRIGMSDTLFGKKYPLYERFYVGGLDTIRGVGYGEAGPKDSKNEPIGAKRALIFNIEYLFPIVSEMKLKGLIFVDIGKGYNEGEKFGSDIKYTSGFGFRWFSPLGPVKIDYGINLNRKEGESKSKIEFGFGSFF; encoded by the coding sequence ATGAAACGAGCGGTAGTAATTACAGTTTTTTTTATTTTTATGTTTGCATTAAACTCTTTTGCTCAGGAACTTCCCGTAGTTACAGCTATTGAGATAAAAGGGCTTAAAAGAATTGAGGAAGCTGCTGTAAAAAATAAAATATCTCTTAAACTTGGAGAAGTTATCTCTCAGGAAAAAATCTCTGAAGACATTAAATCAATTTACAAAATGGGATATTTTGAGGATGTAAAAGTTGATATTGAACCCTTTGAAGGTGGAGTAAAGGTAATCTACACTGTTAAGGAAAAACCTACAATTGTAAAAGTAAGTTTTGAAGGAAATAAAGAGTATGATGAAGATAGATTAAAAGAAGTTGTTGCCATCACTGCAGGAGCTATTGCAGATGTAACCCTTATAAATGATAATGCTTTAAAACTCAAAGCCTTTTATGAATCTGAAGGTTATTATTTTGCTAAGATTGTTCCTGTTATTAAGAAAAAAACAGAACAGGAAGTGGAACTTACCTATGTCATAGATGAAGGCAACAAGGTAAAGATAAAGGAAATAAAATTTGAAGGCAATAAAGCCATATCATCAAGAAAGATTAAAAAGGTTATGGCAACCTCTGAGAGAAAATTTTACTCCTTTATCACTGGAAGCGGATTTTATAAAAAGTATGAAATGATGCAGGACCTTGAAAAAATAAAAGACCTTTACTATGACAACGGATATCTTAAAGTCTCTGTTGGAGAGCCTAAGCTTGAGTTTTCTCAGGATAAAAAATGGATGACAATAACAATCCCTATTTCTGAAGGTCCGCAGTTTAAAATATCTTCAGTTAAACTTGCAGGATACAAAGACAACAAAGAAGAGCAAGAACTTAAAAAACTTATAAAACTAAAACCTGGTGAAATCTTCAGTAAAGCAAAGATGCGTAAAGATGTGGAAGCTATAACTTCATTTTATTCTGATCGTGGATATGCCCTTGCAAGCGTTTCTCCTGATGTTCTTCCAAATGAAGAAAAATTAACAGTTGATGTAACATACAATGTTAAACCAGGGGATAAATTTACCATCGGAAGGGTAAATATTTCAGGAAATGTAAAAACAGTTGATAAAGTAATAAGAAGAGAAATAAGAGTTGACGAGGGAGACGAGTATTCTGCATCAAAAATCCAGAAAAGTAAAAAACGACTGGAAGATCTTCAATACTTTGAAACTGTTGACATAAATCAAAAACCTGACCCCGACAAAAAAACTGTGGACCTTGATGTTAATGTTAAAGAAAAACCAACAGGATTTTTAACAATTGGTGGTGGATACAGCTCCATTGACAATCTCATTGGTATGGTTGATGTTACTCAAAACAATCTATTTGGTAGAGGCTATTCTCTAACTCTTAGAGGAGAGCTTGGTGGAAGAAGTTCTTATTATACCATAGCTTTTAGAGACCCCTGGTTTATGGACAAACCTCTTCTTTTTGGATTTAATGTTTACAGGCAAAAAAGGGAGTATGTTAACTATACAAGAGATGCCACAGGACTATCTTTTACCTTCGGGAAAAGATATGGAGAGGACTGGTCTGCATCAGTAACCTATGATATAGAAAAATCCCGGGTTACAGATGTTGCCACAGATGCTGATACAGTAATAAAAGATATGGAAGGTAATCTTCTTACAAGTGCCGTGACATTTCAAATAATAAATGATACTCGTGACAGTTATATTGATCCAAGCACAGGAAGAAGATACTCTTTAAGCGTCACTACAGCAGGTCTTGGCGGAGATACAGGTTTCTGGAAAAGTTTACTTGATCTTGGCTGGTATTTACCAATATTTGAGGAATCAACTCTACATTTAAGGGGAAGGATTGGTATGTCTGATACTCTTTTTGGGAAGAAGTATCCACTTTATGAAAGATTTTATGTTGGTGGCCTTGATACAATAAGAGGAGTGGGATATGGTGAAGCTGGTCCAAAGGACAGTAAAAACGAACCAATTGGAGCAAAAAGAGCATTGATATTCAATATTGAATATCTTTTTCCAATAGTGAGTGAAATGAAACTTAAAGGATTAATATTTGTGGATATTGGTAAGGGATATAATGAAGGTGAAAAATTCGGCTCTGATATAAAATATACATCAGGATTTGGATTCAGATGGTTTTCGCCGCTTGGTCCTGTAAAAATAGACTATGGAATAAATCTTAATCGAAAGGAAGGAGAGTCAAAGTCAAAGATTGAATTTGGTTTTGGTTCATTCTTCTAA
- a CDS encoding OmpH family outer membrane protein, with protein MKRILFVFLAFVLTLSFVSVARAELKIGVVDVIRVLNESEEGKKAVGQLQNMLEERQKILEEKQKKIQSLKEEFEKKRSVLSEDARKSKEDEIDRLQRELQRTAADYQVELQKKQNEITQSMFKEIRQLINEYAQKEGYSIILEKADQIILFTTPEVDITDKIISLYNQKTQQKGKK; from the coding sequence ATGAAAAGAATTTTGTTTGTTTTTCTTGCCTTTGTTTTAACACTTTCCTTTGTCTCAGTTGCCCGTGCAGAACTTAAGATCGGAGTGGTTGATGTTATCAGGGTATTGAATGAATCAGAGGAAGGGAAAAAAGCTGTAGGACAACTTCAGAATATGCTTGAAGAGAGGCAGAAAATTCTTGAAGAAAAACAGAAAAAAATTCAGAGCTTAAAGGAAGAGTTTGAGAAAAAACGCTCTGTTTTAAGTGAAGATGCAAGAAAATCTAAAGAAGATGAAATTGATCGTCTACAGAGAGAGCTTCAAAGAACAGCAGCAGATTATCAGGTAGAGCTTCAGAAAAAACAAAATGAAATCACCCAGAGCATGTTTAAAGAAATAAGACAACTAATTAATGAGTATGCTCAAAAGGAAGGCTACAGTATAATCCTTGAAAAGGCTGACCAGATAATCCTATTTACCACACCTGAAGTTGATATTACGGATAAAATAATTTCACTTTATAATCAAAAAACTCAGCAAAAAGGGAAAAAATGA
- the lpxD gene encoding UDP-3-O-(3-hydroxymyristoyl)glucosamine N-acyltransferase, with amino-acid sequence MKLSEIAKIFNAKVEGDEDIEISGVKGVEDCEEGDITYIAGSKYIESAKISKASAFIVKEKVEGLNKPQLIVSNPQLVFAKLLELFYVKPHPLKGVSEKAFVAETAKLGKNVTVYPYVWIDENVTIGDNTVVFPFTFIGQETSIGSNCVIYPNVTIRQKVKIGSRVVIHSGSVIGSDGFGYIFHEGKHHKIPQVGGVVIEDDVEIGACVTIDRATTGNTIIGQGTKIDNLVQIAHNVKVGKNCIIVAQVGIAGSSKIGDGCILAGQVGISDHVEIEPETVITAQAGVMPGKVQKGVFSGSPIMPHREWLKANAIFQKLPELYKKIKELEEKIKQLEQQRHKEAQND; translated from the coding sequence ATGAAGCTTTCTGAGATAGCAAAAATTTTTAATGCAAAAGTTGAAGGAGATGAAGATATTGAAATATCAGGAGTAAAAGGAGTTGAAGACTGTGAAGAAGGCGATATTACTTATATAGCAGGCTCAAAATACATTGAGTCTGCTAAAATCAGCAAGGCTTCTGCATTTATTGTAAAGGAAAAAGTTGAAGGCTTAAATAAGCCTCAGCTTATTGTCTCCAATCCTCAACTTGTTTTTGCCAAACTTCTTGAACTCTTTTATGTAAAACCTCATCCTCTGAAAGGAGTAAGTGAAAAAGCATTTGTAGCTGAGACAGCTAAACTGGGTAAAAATGTAACAGTTTATCCCTATGTCTGGATTGATGAAAATGTCACTATAGGAGACAATACTGTTGTTTTTCCTTTCACATTTATTGGACAAGAAACATCCATAGGCTCTAACTGCGTTATTTATCCCAATGTAACAATAAGACAAAAGGTTAAGATTGGCTCAAGAGTAGTAATCCATTCTGGAAGCGTTATTGGTTCTGATGGATTTGGATACATCTTTCATGAAGGGAAACATCATAAAATTCCTCAAGTTGGCGGAGTTGTTATTGAAGATGATGTAGAAATTGGTGCCTGTGTTACCATAGACAGAGCTACGACAGGAAATACTATAATTGGACAGGGTACAAAGATTGACAATCTGGTTCAGATTGCTCATAATGTAAAAGTTGGTAAAAATTGCATAATTGTAGCACAGGTTGGAATTGCTGGAAGTTCTAAAATTGGCGATGGATGCATACTTGCAGGACAGGTTGGTATTTCAGACCATGTAGAAATAGAGCCTGAAACAGTAATTACAGCCCAGGCAGGAGTTATGCCCGGGAAAGTTCAAAAAGGTGTATTTTCTGGTTCACCTATCATGCCTCATAGAGAGTGGTTAAAGGCAAATGCGATTTTTCAAAAACTTCCAGAACTTTACAAAAAAATAAAAGAACTGGAAGAAAAAATTAAACAACTTGAACAACAACGACACAAGGAGGCTCAGAATGATTGA